ATCCCTTTATTTACTGGAGTGGTGTTTCCCTTTAGAAAGATCAGCTGATGGATATAATGTAGGAAATGCATGGACATGATCAATGTCTttcatctttttatttgcattaatttatacacatcttacatgttatttattatGACAGACTCAAAATGGAGAATAACCCAAGTCCATCTACATCTAGTGATGATTGTCATGACAAATCACAGACTCTGGAATATGACTGGGAATTCAGCTATCGGCATGAACTTGAACACTATGGAAGTAGTAAAACTGAGGACAAGGAGTATCCTAAACCAGCCAATGACACTAATTCACCAACCAAATCTGCAAGCCAGCTGGGAGCTTTGTCAAGCCTTGACTCAGAAAATAAACAAGTGAAAAGTTCTGACAACACATCTTCCATTGATAACGTGGTGTGTGAATCTCCACATATAGCTGACGAAGACACTAGTCCACCATTTATTAAGAcatttgtgtttgttgatgtagagACCACTGATCTAATTTCACATAACAAGCCAATGCCAAGAATCACAGAAATAGCCATGGTTGCTGTACATCGAAAGGCATTGGTATCCCTGGAAGATATACGACTCAAAGACAAACTACTACTTTGTGTTGATCCCATAACTGAGATTAATCGCAGAGCCAGTGAAATTACACAATTAAGTAATGATATACTGAAGGGACAAGAGAAACAGGAATTCAATACTAATATTCTAATTACCATACGACATTTCATCAAACGCCAGTCTCCACCAGTTTGTTTGGTTGCACATAATGGTGACACTTTTGATTTCAAGGTATTGAAATCTGAATTGGAAAGGTTGTCTGGTAAATTTGAGAATATACTGTGTGGTGATACATTAACAGCAATGATCGCTCGCAGAGATAGGCAAGAAGCTAAAGGGTGTATTGAAGGCTTTCCTAGTCCAAAACATCAAAAGGGAGATTTGACTTTACAAACCCTGTACAGTAAACATGTAGGTACATTGTTAGTAAATGCACATTGTGCAGAAGATGATGCAATAGCTTtaatgaaaattgttcaaaaacaGCCAGACATACTAGAATGGTTGGATAATCATGCTGTACCATTTGATAGTATCCAGGTTCCACGACAAGTACAGATTCCATTGTTAATAACACCACCAAGTACACCACttaagagagaaagaaagagtcCTGAAAAGTGAAGATGAGTGCACTCCAGCTGTGTCATAAAATCATGTAATCCATGATGTCAGCATCAATAATATCACATAAAGCAACACACTAGTGTGTCACAAAATCATCCTACAGCCAACACATTAACCAAgtgatttgatatatattaaCCAAGTGATTTGATACATATTAACCAAGTCATTTGATACATATTAACCAAGTGATTTGATACATATTAACCAAGTCATTTGATACATATTAACCAAGTCATTTGATACATATTAACCAAGTCATTTGATACACATTAACCAAGTGGTTATTTGAAACACATTTTAAGCTTAAAGCTGAATGTTTGAATCTCAAATTTTTCATTGTATGTCATGACAAGCAAGCATCTTATGCATttgatgttgaaataaatgattGTCTAGAATAGATTAAAATGTTATGATGAATTCTTTCCAGCCGATAACTGAGAtagtcaaaaataaataaaccgATAAAACTAAACTAAAAAGTGCCACCGGTATATTTTCATTGCaattcatttttaccttccgtaaggaagttATAtagtaggtgtgtgtgtgtgtgtgtgtgtgatcgtttctcaaaaacggctggctcaatacAAGcaaaatttggtgcacatatgGGTAATGGCTAGAATTAATTAGGATTTGGTAAcagccatgaatattaatgagctatGTACATAATggattttggtaattaggctatatcttaagaatttatgcttcaaattaaatataatttggtacatatttcaaacaaaacaaagggcACACATTCTGAAAAGCTTGTtcatgtagcttttagttttaatgagtaatttgcataattaatgattttcactaattag
This portion of the Glandiceps talaboti chromosome 7, keGlaTala1.1, whole genome shotgun sequence genome encodes:
- the LOC144437869 gene encoding three prime repair exonuclease 2-like, producing the protein MENNPSPSTSSDDCHDKSQTLEYDWEFSYRHELEHYGSSKTEDKEYPKPANDTNSPTKSASQLGALSSLDSENKQVKSSDNTSSIDNVVCESPHIADEDTSPPFIKTFVFVDVETTDLISHNKPMPRITEIAMVAVHRKALVSLEDIRLKDKLLLCVDPITEINRRASEITQLSNDILKGQEKQEFNTNILITIRHFIKRQSPPVCLVAHNGDTFDFKVLKSELERLSGKFENILCGDTLTAMIARRDRQEAKGCIEGFPSPKHQKGDLTLQTLYSKHVGTLLVNAHCAEDDAIALMKIVQKQPDILEWLDNHAVPFDSIQVPRQVQIPLLITPPSTPLKRERKSPEK